The DNA segment GATGCACAACCAGTCTTGAGTCTGCATTACCTTTGTCTGCTCCACCTTTTCTGACTTCAGCTCCTTCTGCAAAGAGGGGGGTGTGCAAGAGGGGTAGATAAAGATAGAGATCTGTAGGGAACAAAAGAGGGGCTGGGTAAGTACCAGGAAATCTGACACAAGACCTTGCCCCTGTCCTGCCCTCTTGCCCCTAACTAGACCCAGCCATGCCCTTGACACGCACCCTTTCGTTAGCCTCATCCCAGATCTTGCCATTGACACCCTTCAGTGCAAAGGCAACGCTGGCATCCTCAACAAAGAACTGGGCCTGCATTCTCTCATAGTGAAACTGTAGGGAGAAtggcaagagaaagagaatatgagaCCCGAGCCACTGCTCATCTGCCCTGTTTCTTCTCATCTGCTTCACTGTTTTCTCTTACCTCGATGGGGGTGAATGGGACACTGCATTGTCGCTGAATCAGATCCAGCAGCCACTTCTCATCATATTTGATGCCAAATGGAATctaggaggcagggaggggggagagatgGAAGAAGAGATTGACAGAATGGAATCCAAGGTTAAGATAAGACCCAACCATGTCTTCCTTTCATACCTTTGGGTGGCTGGGGgggctttaaaataatttcttatgaTAAGACATTATCCATTATTGCGAACTTTTGTACCAGACATGGATTTCCTAAATAACCTTTCCTTCCATTCAAAcacttttcttcaaataatcGACTTAAGATGTTTAACACGTACTTCCTTTTATAAAGGTCCAAGTGATCCTAGCTCAG comes from the Ailuropoda melanoleuca isolate Jingjing unplaced genomic scaffold, ASM200744v2 unplaced-scaffold9979, whole genome shotgun sequence genome and includes:
- the LOC117800982 gene encoding nuclear RNA export factor 3-like — encoded protein: MERERQDETMGKWYKIIIPFGIKYDEKWLLDLIQRQCSVPFTPIEFHYERMQAQFFVEDASVAFALKGVNGKIWDEANERISIFIYPSCTPPSLQKELKSEKVEQTK